TAGAAGGCGTCGGGCCCCTGTGCCATTAGCTGTTCGAAGGTTGCAGCAAGTGCTGGTTGACGCAGCAAGTCGCCCTCCATCAGGGGAGAACCGCCGGGGAGAAAGATCTCGCGACAACCGGCGTCGGCTTGCAGCGCTTCGTGATCGAGTTGAATCGCTCGCCCCACTGATCGTGAGACTGGGATGCCGTCCAGCGCGCATAGGTGGGCCGGTGAAAGCAGATCTTCCCACCCAAGTTTGGCTCCCTGGTTAGCAAGCGCAGCCCAGCCCCGGACACCGCCAGGTATTGTGACGGTGTCAATGCCACGGTTAGGCAGTGCATTGCCGTGCCGCTGTCGAAGGGTTTCCAGCCCTAATTTTTTGGGGGCCCTTCCAGTTGCGTTGACAAAGGTAACTGCGCCTGAAGGATCACGAACGAGGGCGACCAAGTCTCCCCCAAGGGCAACATTGTTTGGGTACACCACGCAGAGGACGGCCGCCGCAGCGATCGCGGCATCGACCGCGTTGCCTCCCATCCGCAGAGCCTCAGCCCCTGCTTCTGTCGCCCGGTAGTGGGAAGTAGCTACCGCACCGCCTACGGCGGTCTGCTTTGATTTGTATTCGCCGTTCATGCCCGCTCCTCCACTTTGTGGGTCCAGTTTGAGGAAACCACCTTCAACGCCTCACGCAGAACCGAGTCAACGTGTGCCCGGGCCTCTGCCTCAGCCCGGGCAACATCATGCTCAGCTAAAGCTTCGAAAATTCGACGGTGATCAGCACTGGAAGCGTTCCTTCGTTCAGCACTTTGCACCGCTCGGCGCCTGCTAGGCGCTATCTCCTTGGAGATCAGATCGGTGAGCTGTGCCAACAACGGGTTATGCGTGTACTCGGAGATGGCCTGATGGAATTGCCGATCAAGATCGGCATACCTCTCGAGATCTACCTCTCGCTCCATCTCTTCGACAAGAGTGCGAAGTTGTTCAGCGTCCCGGCTCGTTAAGCGTTCTGCGGCAAGAGCAGCAATCGGCGGTTCGATAATGGCACGCAGCTCCATAATCCGAGCCAGTTCGGTCGCGCCGT
This genomic window from Arthrobacter sp. 24S4-2 contains:
- a CDS encoding FadR/GntR family transcriptional regulator, translated to MDWSSLTRSSAPLSVPDRLAVDLERLILEGELKEGDRLPAEKELSELFGVSRVSIRQALHELESRGLIARKPGRGTTVLALASRGGQAGMTLNALLTASANGATELARIMELRAIIEPPIAALAAERLTSRDAEQLRTLVEEMEREVDLERYADLDRQFHQAISEYTHNPLLAQLTDLISKEIAPSRRRAVQSAERRNASSADHRRIFEALAEHDVARAEAEARAHVDSVLREALKVVSSNWTHKVEERA